In a genomic window of Mycolicibacter heraklionensis:
- a CDS encoding sensor histidine kinase: MDDRPVSDYGTRGKRGELRIYLGAAPGVGKTYAMLGEAHRRLERGTDLVAAVVETHGRRKTAELLQGIEVVAPRWIDYRGKCFPELDVPAVLARRPQVVLVDELAHTNTPGSVNHKRWQDVEELLAAGITVISTVNVQHLESLNDVVAEITGVEQQETVPDSFVRQASQIELVDIAPEALRRRLAHGNVYAPEKVDAALSNYFRSGNLTALRELALLWVADQVDAALAKYRADKKITATWEARERVVVAVTGGPESETLVRRASRIASKSSAELLALHVLAGDGHPAVPSARMGKIRELAGSLGASLHIVVGDDVPTALLDFAREVNATQLVIGTSRRSRWARLFDEGIGAVVVRRSGKIDVHIVTHEESKQGFRIAPISPRQRRALPWLAALLVPSAVCAITATWLDPVLRLGGESALFFVSVLAVALLGGVAPAILSALISGLLLNYFLIEPRHSFTIAETDSAVTEIVLLLVAVAVSVLVDRAAERAREAGRASQEAELLALFAGSVLRGADLETLLERVRETYAVRAVSILRMRTLDGRQAGQTVIAAAGSEPCTTVESADTAIDVGDHEFWMLIAGRQLAARDRRVLSAVAKQAAGLVRQRELTDEASRADAVTRADELRRSLLSAVSHDLRTPLAAAKAAVSSLRADDVDFSPDDTAELLATVEESIDQLTALVGNLLDSSRLAAGVVRPELGRVYLDEAVERALVSIGRGNSGFVRSGIDRVKVDVGDAVVLADAGLLDRVLANLLDNALRYAPDGPIRVSACQFGDRVLINVADQGRGLPSDGERLFEPFQRIGDQNNTTGIGLGLSVVRGFVESMGGTISATETPGGGLTMMVDLAAPQAT; this comes from the coding sequence ATGGATGATCGTCCGGTGAGCGATTACGGCACCCGCGGCAAGCGTGGGGAGTTGCGCATCTATCTGGGTGCGGCGCCTGGCGTCGGCAAGACGTACGCGATGCTCGGCGAGGCTCACCGGCGGCTGGAACGAGGCACCGACCTGGTGGCGGCTGTGGTCGAGACACACGGTCGGAGAAAGACAGCCGAACTGCTGCAGGGAATCGAGGTCGTCGCGCCCCGTTGGATTGACTACCGGGGCAAGTGCTTTCCCGAGCTCGACGTCCCCGCGGTGTTGGCGCGACGGCCGCAGGTGGTGCTCGTCGACGAGTTGGCCCACACCAATACGCCGGGCAGCGTGAACCACAAACGGTGGCAGGACGTCGAAGAACTGCTCGCTGCGGGGATCACGGTGATCTCTACGGTCAACGTGCAGCATTTGGAGAGCCTCAATGACGTCGTCGCTGAAATCACCGGGGTTGAGCAGCAGGAGACGGTGCCGGATTCGTTCGTCCGTCAGGCGTCGCAGATTGAACTCGTCGACATCGCGCCGGAGGCGCTTCGCCGAAGGCTCGCCCACGGCAACGTGTACGCGCCGGAGAAGGTCGACGCGGCGTTGTCCAACTACTTCCGCAGCGGGAACCTCACTGCGCTGCGGGAACTGGCGCTGCTGTGGGTGGCCGACCAGGTCGACGCCGCACTGGCGAAGTACCGCGCGGACAAGAAGATCACCGCCACCTGGGAAGCCCGCGAACGCGTGGTGGTGGCCGTCACCGGCGGCCCGGAATCGGAGACGCTGGTTCGGCGTGCCTCGCGGATCGCATCGAAGTCCAGCGCCGAGTTGCTGGCGCTTCATGTGCTGGCCGGCGACGGACACCCCGCCGTACCGAGTGCGCGGATGGGAAAGATCCGCGAGCTGGCGGGCAGTCTCGGTGCCTCGCTGCACATCGTCGTCGGCGACGACGTACCGACCGCGCTGTTGGACTTCGCCCGGGAAGTCAACGCCACCCAGCTGGTGATCGGGACGTCGCGGCGGTCCCGCTGGGCGCGCTTGTTCGACGAGGGCATCGGCGCGGTGGTGGTGCGGCGGTCCGGCAAGATCGACGTACACATCGTGACTCATGAAGAGTCCAAGCAGGGCTTCCGAATCGCACCCATCTCGCCGCGACAACGTCGTGCGCTGCCGTGGCTGGCGGCGCTGCTCGTACCGTCGGCGGTCTGCGCGATCACGGCGACATGGCTGGATCCGGTACTGCGCTTGGGCGGAGAGAGCGCGCTGTTCTTCGTCAGCGTGCTGGCGGTGGCCCTGCTCGGCGGCGTCGCCCCCGCAATTCTTTCGGCCCTGATATCCGGCTTGCTGCTCAACTACTTTCTGATTGAGCCCCGGCACAGTTTCACCATCGCCGAAACCGACTCGGCGGTCACCGAGATCGTCCTGCTGCTGGTTGCGGTCGCGGTATCGGTGCTGGTGGATCGCGCCGCCGAACGCGCCAGGGAAGCCGGCCGTGCCTCCCAGGAGGCGGAGTTGCTGGCGCTGTTCGCCGGGTCGGTGTTGCGGGGCGCCGACCTTGAGACGCTGCTGGAACGAGTCCGGGAGACCTACGCCGTACGGGCGGTGAGCATCTTGCGGATGCGCACCCTCGACGGCCGGCAGGCCGGCCAGACGGTCATCGCCGCGGCGGGCAGTGAGCCGTGTACGACGGTCGAGTCTGCCGACACCGCCATCGATGTCGGCGATCACGAGTTCTGGATGTTGATCGCCGGCAGACAGTTGGCGGCCCGCGATCGGCGGGTGCTGTCCGCAGTGGCCAAGCAGGCCGCCGGCTTGGTCCGGCAGCGTGAACTGACCGACGAGGCAAGCCGAGCCGACGCGGTCACCCGGGCCGACGAGCTCCGCCGTTCCCTGCTGTCGGCGGTCAGCCACGACCTGCGTACGCCGCTGGCGGCTGCGAAAGCCGCGGTGTCGAGTCTGCGCGCCGACGACGTCGACTTCTCCCCCGACGACACCGCTGAACTGCTGGCCACCGTAGAGGAGTCGATCGACCAACTCACCGCGCTGGTCGGTAACCTCCTCGACTCTTCCCGGTTGGCCGCCGGCGTGGTGCGCCCCGAGCTGGGCCGGGTGTACTTGGACGAAGCCGTGGAACGGGCCCTGGTCAGCATCGGTCGCGGCAACAGCGGCTTCGTCCGCTCCGGCATCGACCGGGTCAAAGTGGACGTCGGTGACGCAGTGGTGCTGGCCGACGCCGGACTGCTGGACCGGGTGCTGGCCAACCTTCTCGACAACGCGCTGCGCTACGCCCCCGACGGCCCGATACGGGTCAGTGCGTGTCAGTTCGGCGATCGGGTTCTCATCAACGTCGCCGACCAGGGGCGCGGCCTACCGTCGGACGGTGAGCGTCTGTTCGAGCCGTTCCAGCGGATCGGCGACCAGAACAACACCACCGGTATCGGCCTGGGCTTGTCGGTAGTGCGGGGGTTCGTCGAGTCGATGGGCGGGACGATCTCCGCCACCGAGACGCCGGGGGGCGGACTCACCATGATGGTGGATCTGGCCGCCCCCCAAGCGACGTGA
- a CDS encoding DUF1942 domain-containing protein, translating to MMFSQIAKKTAVTAAGLATAGMLAVAPASADPTVVGFGQTQEIQSPGGAIDYTVKNLQPSGHNDGIWYADVTAQAVSGSPTPNIADFNARAVNSSTFAVMKGNEVDGLPNGPIAAGSQTSGRLYFDVKNGTAPDSVVYRDAAGVDKVVWKH from the coding sequence GTGATGTTCTCCCAAATCGCCAAGAAGACGGCGGTAACAGCAGCCGGCCTGGCCACGGCCGGAATGCTGGCGGTGGCGCCGGCTTCTGCAGACCCAACGGTCGTCGGATTCGGCCAGACGCAGGAGATTCAAAGTCCAGGCGGGGCCATCGATTACACCGTCAAGAATCTGCAACCCAGCGGCCACAATGACGGTATTTGGTACGCGGATGTGACGGCGCAGGCGGTAAGCGGATCCCCCACCCCCAATATCGCTGACTTCAATGCGCGTGCCGTCAACAGTTCAACATTCGCGGTGATGAAGGGCAATGAGGTCGACGGCCTGCCCAACGGGCCGATCGCCGCGGGCAGCCAGACCAGCGGGCGACTCTACTTCGACGTCAAGAACGGCACCGCGCCGGACAGCGTCGTCTACCGCGACGCCGCCGGAGTCGACAAGGTCGTCTGGAAGCACTGA
- a CDS encoding response regulator: protein MTTRVLVVDDEPQILRALKINLSVRGYEVVTAATGAGALRAAAEQRPDVVILDLGLPDISGIEVLAGLRGWLTVPVIVLSARTDSADKVEALDAGADDYVTKPFGMDEFLARLRAAARRNAATAEIDQPIVETASFTVDLAAKKVTKNGGEVHLTPTEWGMLEMLVRNRGKLVGRDELLTQVWGPAYAKETQYLRVYLAQLRRKLENDPSNPKHLLTEAGMGYRFEV from the coding sequence ATGACCACACGAGTTCTGGTAGTCGACGACGAGCCGCAGATTCTGCGCGCGCTGAAGATCAACCTGTCGGTACGCGGCTACGAAGTCGTCACCGCGGCGACCGGCGCCGGCGCGTTGCGTGCCGCCGCCGAGCAGCGCCCGGACGTGGTGATCCTCGATCTGGGGCTGCCCGACATCTCCGGCATCGAGGTGCTCGCCGGGCTGCGCGGCTGGCTGACGGTGCCGGTCATCGTGCTGTCCGCCCGCACCGACTCGGCCGACAAGGTGGAGGCGCTCGACGCCGGCGCCGACGACTACGTGACCAAGCCGTTCGGAATGGACGAGTTTCTGGCTCGGCTGCGTGCCGCCGCACGGCGCAACGCCGCGACCGCCGAAATCGACCAGCCAATAGTGGAAACCGCCTCGTTCACCGTGGATCTGGCGGCCAAGAAAGTCACCAAGAACGGCGGCGAGGTCCACCTGACCCCCACCGAATGGGGCATGCTGGAGATGCTGGTGCGAAACCGGGGAAAGCTGGTCGGACGCGACGAGTTACTCACCCAGGTATGGGGCCCGGCATACGCAAAGGAAACGCAGTACCTGCGGGTCTATCTGGCGCAGTTGCGGCGCAAACTCGAAAACGATCCGTCGAACCCCAAGCACCTGCTCACCGAGGCGGGGATGGGCTACCGATTCGAAGTGTGA
- a CDS encoding sensor histidine kinase, with the protein MSLVSQRGERREPRGELRIYLGASPGVGKTYAMLGEAHRRADRGTDVVAAAVETHGRSKTAELLQGIEIIGEPGGELDVDAVLARHPEVVLIDDLAHTNPAGSRNAKRWQDIEELLAAGITVVSTVNVQQLESLSDVVTKITGTTQHDTVPDAVVRQAAQIELIDVAPEALRRRLSHGNVYPPEKVDAALANYFRGETLTALRELALLWLAGQVDATLTRYRADKKITETWEARERIVAAVTGGPESETLVRRASRIASKAGGDLLVLHVLGGDGLSGAPAPRVGKIRQLAISLGASLHTVIGDDVPTALLDFARDVNATQLVIGSSRRSRWARILDEGVGAAVVQQSGDIDVHIVTYEDAKPSFRGLTVSPRERRAVSWLAAVVVPCLMCAIMVGWLDRYFDAGQSALFFVGVLLVALLGGIAPAVLSALLSGVLLNYFVLAPRRDFTIAEHDVAVTEVVLLLVAVAVAALVDGAAKRTREAGRASREAELMTLFAGSVLRGADLDTLLERVRETYAQRAVSLVRVPSGTATPEVVASVGENPCTSVALADTSIDVGDDEFWMLMAGRQLASRDRRVLSVVARQAAGLVRQEELAAEAGRADAVMRTDELRRSLLSAVSHDLRTPLAAAKAAVSSLRADDVDFSPDDTAELLATVEESVDQLTGLVGNLLDSSRLAAGVIRPELTKVYLEEVVQRALIGIGKRSNTFGHGRGLDQVKVEVGPTVAMADVGLLERVLANVIDNALRYASDSVVRVTAGRVGDRVLINVADEGRGLPRGGEAHVFDPFQRLGDRDNTSGVGLGLSVARGFTEAMGGTISATETPGGGLTMVVDLAAPAGES; encoded by the coding sequence GTGAGTCTCGTGAGCCAGCGCGGCGAGCGCAGAGAACCACGCGGAGAGCTGCGCATCTACCTCGGAGCCTCGCCCGGGGTCGGAAAGACCTACGCGATGCTCGGCGAAGCGCACCGTCGCGCCGACCGCGGCACCGATGTGGTCGCGGCGGCGGTCGAGACCCACGGCCGCAGCAAGACCGCGGAGCTGCTGCAGGGCATCGAGATCATCGGCGAGCCCGGCGGCGAACTCGATGTCGATGCGGTGCTGGCCCGTCACCCCGAAGTGGTCCTGATCGACGACCTCGCCCACACCAACCCCGCGGGCAGCCGAAATGCCAAACGCTGGCAGGACATCGAGGAGTTGCTGGCCGCCGGGATCACCGTGGTCTCCACCGTCAACGTGCAGCAGCTGGAGAGTCTGAGCGACGTTGTCACCAAGATCACCGGGACCACTCAGCACGACACCGTGCCGGACGCGGTCGTGCGCCAAGCAGCGCAGATCGAACTCATCGATGTGGCACCGGAAGCCTTGCGCCGCAGGCTATCCCACGGCAACGTCTATCCGCCGGAAAAGGTCGACGCGGCGTTGGCCAACTACTTCCGTGGCGAGACGCTAACCGCGCTGCGGGAATTGGCGCTGCTGTGGCTGGCCGGGCAGGTGGACGCGACACTCACCCGCTACCGTGCCGACAAGAAGATCACCGAAACCTGGGAGGCGCGGGAGCGCATCGTGGCCGCGGTGACCGGTGGCCCGGAATCCGAGACGTTGGTCCGGCGGGCCTCCAGGATCGCGTCGAAGGCCGGCGGCGACCTGCTGGTGCTGCATGTCCTGGGTGGCGATGGGCTCTCTGGCGCGCCGGCACCCCGGGTGGGCAAGATCCGCCAACTGGCGATCAGCCTGGGCGCCTCGCTGCATACCGTGATCGGCGACGACGTGCCGACCGCGCTGCTGGACTTCGCCCGTGACGTCAACGCCACCCAGTTGGTGATCGGCAGTTCGCGCCGTTCCCGCTGGGCGCGCATCCTCGACGAAGGTGTCGGCGCGGCCGTGGTGCAGCAGTCCGGCGACATCGACGTGCACATCGTCACCTACGAGGACGCCAAGCCGAGTTTCCGTGGGTTGACGGTGTCGCCGCGGGAGCGACGTGCGGTGTCCTGGCTGGCCGCCGTGGTGGTGCCGTGCCTGATGTGCGCGATCATGGTGGGCTGGCTGGACCGCTACTTCGACGCCGGACAGAGCGCACTGTTCTTTGTGGGCGTGCTGCTGGTGGCCCTGCTCGGCGGTATCGCCCCCGCGGTGCTCTCGGCGTTGCTGTCCGGAGTGCTGCTGAACTACTTCGTGCTCGCACCGCGACGTGATTTCACCATCGCCGAGCACGACGTCGCCGTGACCGAGGTCGTCCTGCTGTTGGTGGCCGTCGCGGTGGCGGCCCTGGTGGACGGCGCGGCCAAACGCACTCGGGAAGCCGGCCGTGCCTCCCGCGAAGCCGAGCTGATGACGCTGTTCGCCGGCTCGGTGCTGCGCGGCGCGGACCTGGACACCCTGCTGGAGCGGGTTCGCGAGACCTATGCGCAACGAGCCGTGAGCCTGGTCCGCGTACCCAGCGGCACCGCGACGCCCGAAGTCGTCGCCTCGGTCGGTGAAAACCCGTGCACGTCGGTAGCTCTCGCGGACACCTCGATCGATGTCGGCGATGACGAGTTCTGGATGCTGATGGCCGGCCGGCAGTTGGCCTCGCGTGACCGCCGGGTGCTGTCGGTGGTGGCTCGGCAGGCGGCCGGACTGGTCCGTCAGGAGGAACTGGCCGCCGAGGCCGGCCGGGCCGACGCGGTGATGCGGACCGACGAGCTGCGCCGTTCCCTGCTGTCGGCGGTCAGCCACGACCTGCGCACCCCATTGGCGGCAGCCAAGGCAGCGGTGTCGAGCCTGCGCGCCGACGACGTCGACTTCTCCCCCGACGACACCGCCGAACTGCTGGCCACGGTGGAGGAGTCGGTCGATCAGCTCACCGGCCTGGTGGGCAACCTGCTCGATTCCTCGCGACTGGCCGCGGGCGTGATCCGGCCGGAGTTGACCAAGGTGTACCTGGAAGAGGTGGTGCAGCGCGCTTTGATCGGAATCGGTAAGCGCAGCAACACCTTCGGCCACGGCCGCGGCCTCGACCAGGTGAAGGTCGAGGTGGGCCCGACCGTGGCGATGGCCGATGTCGGACTGTTGGAGCGCGTGCTGGCCAACGTGATCGACAACGCGTTGCGTTACGCCTCCGACAGCGTGGTGCGGGTGACAGCCGGCCGGGTCGGCGACCGGGTCCTGATCAACGTCGCCGACGAGGGCCGCGGGCTGCCCCGGGGCGGCGAGGCGCACGTATTCGATCCGTTCCAGCGCCTCGGCGACCGCGACAACACCAGCGGCGTCGGCCTCGGGCTGTCGGTCGCACGGGGATTCACCGAGGCGATGGGCGGCACCATCTCGGCGACAGAGACACCAGGCGGCGGGTTGACCATGGTGGTGGACCTGGCCGCACCGGCAGGAGAGAGCTGA
- a CDS encoding PPE family protein, whose protein sequence is MDYAALPPEINSARMYSGAGAAPMTAAATTWNALGAELATTAASYESVISTLTDEEWRGPAATAMAAAARPYVAWLNTTAAAAEHAAAQASASAAAYEAAFAMTVPPPVVAANRAQFAALVATNFLGFNTAAIAALEAQYAEMWAQDAMAMYGYAASSSLAGVLQPLSSPAPSTNPAGIAGQGAAVTQASTSSAQNGLSQLVSGLPSAMQTLAAPAAASQPAQSGITDFLSNFVNSTQNIGIWNGLQTYSSALSNAGAWHLFAGIASAYAIATGPTAPPVWPEMVLADAVTTPAGAASGGAPVLAGVGKAAPVGGLSVPQSWPAAVPTTATSIPDSTATLVSHGWTEAEEGGTVNTVGAGMPGVASAGRSGSGLSNPRYGFKPTVMVRPVVAG, encoded by the coding sequence ATGGACTACGCAGCACTGCCCCCGGAGATCAACTCCGCACGGATGTACTCGGGCGCCGGGGCCGCGCCCATGACGGCCGCCGCGACCACATGGAATGCGCTGGGCGCCGAACTGGCCACGACCGCGGCTTCCTATGAGTCGGTGATCTCGACGTTGACCGACGAAGAGTGGCGGGGCCCGGCCGCAACGGCGATGGCCGCCGCGGCGCGGCCCTACGTGGCGTGGCTCAACACCACGGCCGCGGCCGCCGAGCACGCCGCCGCCCAGGCGTCGGCATCGGCCGCCGCCTACGAGGCGGCGTTTGCGATGACGGTGCCACCACCGGTGGTCGCCGCCAACCGGGCACAGTTCGCGGCGCTGGTGGCGACGAACTTCCTCGGATTCAACACCGCGGCGATCGCGGCGCTGGAGGCGCAGTACGCCGAGATGTGGGCACAGGACGCCATGGCTATGTACGGCTACGCGGCGTCGTCATCGCTTGCCGGGGTACTGCAACCGCTGAGCTCGCCCGCTCCCAGCACCAACCCGGCCGGGATCGCCGGTCAGGGCGCAGCCGTCACGCAGGCCTCGACCAGCAGCGCGCAGAACGGGTTGTCGCAGTTGGTATCCGGACTGCCCTCGGCCATGCAAACCCTGGCGGCGCCGGCGGCGGCATCACAACCGGCGCAGAGTGGCATCACCGACTTCCTGTCCAACTTCGTCAACTCCACCCAGAACATCGGGATCTGGAACGGGCTGCAGACCTACAGCTCGGCGTTGAGCAACGCCGGCGCCTGGCACCTGTTCGCCGGCATCGCCAGCGCATACGCCATCGCCACCGGGCCGACGGCGCCACCGGTCTGGCCGGAGATGGTTTTGGCGGACGCGGTGACGACGCCGGCCGGCGCCGCATCCGGCGGCGCCCCGGTGCTGGCCGGTGTCGGCAAGGCCGCCCCGGTGGGCGGGCTGTCGGTGCCCCAGAGTTGGCCGGCGGCCGTCCCGACAACGGCCACCTCGATCCCCGACAGCACTGCCACCCTGGTCAGCCACGGCTGGACAGAGGCAGAGGAGGGCGGCACGGTCAACACCGTGGGCGCCGGGATGCCAGGTGTGGCATCAGCGGGTCGCAGCGGCTCCGGTCTGAGCAACCCGAGGTACGGGTTCAAACCCACCGTGATGGTGCGGCCTGTCGTCGCTGGCTGA
- a CDS encoding PPE family protein, SVP subgroup: MSFLTTHPEALAAASGNLQTIAAALNAQNAAAAGPITGLAPAAADEVSALQATQFSAYGTLYQQISAQAAAMQEMFIHTLRASADSYGETETANSAAATTTAGLGTATGLGTVGAGAAADPTFGLGGIASNSAILAAMQATNLGSAASEFTGLGKGYITNPPGVIHHLEGAAEHAHLISQAAPGPAAPVAAAAAGQAAPLNKMSAPPNWAGEAAPAAESRPLVAAGAAEAEPHGAATVPAGAPAVASSDRGGPGFGRPRYGVKPVVMPRKPIV; this comes from the coding sequence ATGTCGTTCCTGACCACCCACCCCGAGGCGCTGGCTGCGGCGTCCGGCAACCTACAGACGATCGCCGCGGCGCTCAACGCCCAGAACGCGGCCGCCGCCGGCCCGATCACCGGGCTGGCCCCAGCCGCCGCCGACGAGGTCTCCGCACTGCAGGCCACCCAGTTCTCCGCCTACGGCACGCTGTATCAGCAGATCAGCGCGCAGGCCGCGGCAATGCAGGAGATGTTCATCCACACCCTGCGCGCCAGCGCCGACTCCTACGGAGAGACCGAGACCGCCAACTCGGCGGCGGCGACCACCACGGCGGGGCTGGGCACGGCTACCGGCCTGGGGACCGTGGGCGCCGGAGCCGCCGCCGATCCGACATTCGGGCTGGGCGGAATCGCCAGCAACTCCGCCATCCTGGCCGCCATGCAGGCCACCAACCTCGGCTCGGCCGCCTCGGAGTTCACCGGCCTGGGCAAGGGCTACATCACCAACCCGCCGGGCGTCATCCACCACCTCGAAGGCGCCGCCGAGCACGCCCACCTCATCTCGCAGGCCGCGCCGGGCCCCGCCGCCCCGGTGGCCGCGGCCGCTGCCGGCCAAGCAGCCCCGCTCAACAAGATGTCGGCACCGCCGAACTGGGCCGGCGAAGCCGCCCCGGCGGCCGAGTCGCGCCCGCTCGTCGCGGCGGGTGCCGCCGAGGCCGAGCCGCACGGCGCCGCCACGGTGCCCGCCGGAGCGCCGGCGGTGGCCTCCTCGGATCGTGGTGGCCCCGGGTTCGGCCGGCCTCGCTACGGTGTCAAGCCCGTCGTGATGCCGCGCAAGCCGATCGTCTAG
- a CDS encoding WXG100 family type VII secretion target: MSINYQFGDVDAHGALIRAQAAALEAEHQAIVQDVLAAGDFWGGAGSVACQEFITALGRNFQVIYEQANAHGQKVQTAGNNMANTDTAVGSSWA, from the coding sequence ATGTCCATCAACTATCAGTTCGGCGACGTCGACGCCCACGGCGCCTTGATTCGCGCCCAGGCCGCCGCCCTGGAGGCCGAGCACCAGGCGATCGTGCAAGACGTGCTGGCCGCCGGGGATTTCTGGGGCGGCGCCGGCTCGGTGGCCTGCCAGGAGTTCATCACCGCGCTCGGGCGGAACTTCCAGGTCATCTACGAACAGGCCAACGCCCACGGCCAGAAGGTCCAGACGGCCGGCAACAACATGGCCAACACCGACACCGCCGTGGGCTCCAGCTGGGCCTGA
- a CDS encoding WXG100 family type VII secretion target, translating into MTTRFMTDPDAMRSTAARFDAHAQTVEDEARRMWASSTSISGSGWGGLAERTSYDTMGQMQTAFSNIVTMLHSVRDGLIRDANQYEQQEAASQQILSS; encoded by the coding sequence ATGACCACCCGTTTCATGACCGACCCGGACGCCATGCGTTCAACTGCGGCCCGTTTCGACGCGCACGCGCAGACCGTGGAGGACGAAGCCCGGCGGATGTGGGCGTCGTCGACCAGCATCTCCGGCTCCGGCTGGGGCGGCCTGGCCGAACGCACGTCCTACGACACCATGGGCCAGATGCAAACCGCATTCAGCAACATCGTCACCATGCTGCATAGCGTCCGCGACGGACTTATCCGGGACGCCAACCAGTACGAACAGCAGGAAGCTGCCTCGCAGCAGATCCTGAGCAGCTAA
- a CDS encoding PPE family protein, with protein MMEFGALPPEVNSAWMYTGPGAAPLMAAAAAWRGLAAELGSTAAAYQAVIARMAGELWAGPASASMAAAAAPFVAWMNTTAAQAEQAATQATAAAAAFETAFAMTVPPPVIVANRSLLMALVATNFLGQNTPAITATEAQYAEMWAQDAAAMYGYASGSAAASQITPFSPPAQTTNPAGLAGQAAAVTQAAGSSAAGNSPSSQLISVLPGVLQSLASPTQGSSPSSASSSLSGILGSLFDNSQITDSINGMVNTGAWNVASTLSTAVGFLSSLGSSAGSSMGTAGSAAAGGLSSAVGAVAPMASLGTAGFAGLGGLGSFGGAPVSAALGQAGSLGMLSVPPSWAAGTAASTVSALPGAGLNVPAANGTSAVPAGMPIGALGGRSGPSGNLPQYGFKPSVVAHPVLAG; from the coding sequence ATGATGGAGTTCGGTGCGTTGCCACCGGAAGTCAACTCCGCGTGGATGTACACCGGGCCGGGAGCGGCGCCGCTGATGGCCGCCGCAGCGGCCTGGCGCGGACTGGCCGCGGAGCTGGGGTCGACCGCCGCCGCCTACCAGGCGGTGATCGCCCGGATGGCCGGTGAGCTGTGGGCCGGCCCGGCGTCGGCGTCGATGGCCGCCGCGGCGGCGCCCTTCGTGGCGTGGATGAACACCACCGCCGCTCAGGCCGAGCAGGCCGCCACCCAGGCCACCGCGGCCGCGGCCGCCTTCGAGACCGCGTTCGCCATGACGGTTCCTCCGCCGGTGATCGTGGCCAACCGCAGCCTGCTGATGGCCCTGGTGGCGACCAACTTCCTGGGGCAGAACACCCCGGCGATCACGGCCACCGAGGCGCAGTACGCCGAAATGTGGGCCCAGGACGCCGCTGCCATGTACGGCTACGCGAGCGGTTCGGCCGCCGCGTCGCAGATAACGCCGTTCAGCCCACCCGCCCAGACCACCAACCCGGCCGGGTTGGCCGGCCAGGCCGCCGCGGTCACCCAGGCCGCCGGCAGCTCGGCGGCGGGCAACAGCCCGAGCAGCCAACTGATCTCGGTGTTGCCCGGCGTGCTGCAGAGTCTGGCGTCGCCGACCCAGGGCAGCTCGCCATCATCGGCGTCGTCGAGTCTGTCGGGGATTCTGGGCAGCCTGTTCGACAACAGCCAGATCACCGACAGCATCAACGGAATGGTCAACACCGGAGCCTGGAACGTCGCCAGCACGCTGTCGACCGCGGTCGGCTTCTTGAGCAGTCTCGGCAGCAGTGCGGGATCGTCGATGGGGACGGCGGGCTCCGCGGCCGCCGGCGGGCTGAGCTCGGCCGTCGGCGCGGTGGCACCAATGGCCTCGCTGGGTACGGCGGGCTTCGCGGGCCTCGGCGGGCTGGGCTCATTCGGCGGTGCGCCGGTTTCGGCGGCCCTCGGTCAGGCCGGTTCGCTCGGCATGCTGTCGGTGCCGCCGAGCTGGGCTGCCGGAACCGCCGCCAGCACCGTGTCGGCACTGCCGGGCGCCGGGTTGAACGTGCCCGCAGCAAACGGGACGTCGGCGGTACCGGCCGGCATGCCGATCGGCGCGCTCGGCGGACGCAGTGGCCCCAGCGGGAATCTGCCGCAGTACGGGTTCAAACCCAGCGTCGTCGCACACCCGGTCCTGGCCGGCTGA
- a CDS encoding PE family protein, with translation MSFVSAQPAELAAAAGELTGIGSAMAAQNAAAAPATTGVIPAAADPVSALTAAQFVTHAGLYQAVSAQANAIHQMFVTTLTTSAAAYQATEAANAIAAR, from the coding sequence ATGTCGTTCGTGAGCGCCCAGCCTGCAGAGCTGGCGGCCGCGGCCGGCGAATTGACCGGTATCGGCTCGGCGATGGCCGCCCAGAACGCGGCTGCCGCCCCTGCGACTACTGGCGTGATCCCCGCTGCGGCAGACCCGGTGTCGGCGTTGACCGCAGCACAGTTCGTCACGCACGCCGGCCTGTACCAAGCGGTCAGTGCCCAGGCGAATGCGATTCACCAGATGTTCGTCACCACCCTGACGACCAGCGCGGCAGCGTACCAGGCGACCGAGGCCGCCAACGCGATCGCAGCGCGCTGA